A window of the Yersinia rochesterensis genome harbors these coding sequences:
- the dhaK gene encoding dihydroxyacetone kinase subunit DhaK, which yields MKKLINSVESVLQEQIKGLVEAHPELALHQEPLFITRADAPVKGKVALMSGGGSGHEPMHCGFIGEGMLDGACPGEIFTSPTPDQMYECGQAIDGGQGVLMLIKNYTGDILNFETAAELLHAGGTAVGTVVIDDDVAVKDSLYTAGRRGVANTVIIEKLLGAAAVRGDSLDECVALGQKINNQGHSIGVALGACTVPAAGKPSFILAENEMEFGVGIHGEPGIERRPFISLNDTVDAMFQTLIDHGSYQRTLRHWDRQAEDWSETRQSKQPLAKGDRVIALVNNLGATPLSELYGVWHRLAACCADFGLTIERKLIGSYCTSLDMQGMSITLLKVDDELLSLWDAPVNTPALVKK from the coding sequence ATGAAAAAATTAATTAACAGCGTTGAGAGTGTATTGCAGGAACAAATTAAGGGATTGGTTGAAGCCCATCCGGAGCTGGCATTGCATCAGGAACCGCTTTTTATCACTCGGGCAGATGCGCCGGTGAAGGGCAAAGTCGCCTTGATGTCGGGGGGGGGCAGTGGCCATGAACCCATGCATTGTGGTTTTATCGGCGAAGGTATGCTGGATGGGGCTTGCCCCGGTGAGATTTTCACCTCACCGACGCCAGATCAAATGTATGAGTGTGGCCAAGCCATTGATGGCGGGCAGGGCGTGCTGATGCTAATTAAAAATTACACCGGCGATATTCTGAACTTTGAAACGGCGGCAGAGCTACTACATGCCGGTGGAACGGCGGTTGGCACCGTGGTGATTGATGATGATGTTGCCGTCAAAGACAGCCTGTACACCGCCGGGCGGCGCGGGGTAGCCAATACGGTCATTATTGAAAAACTACTGGGTGCCGCTGCGGTTCGTGGTGATTCACTGGATGAATGTGTGGCGCTCGGTCAAAAAATTAATAATCAAGGGCATTCAATCGGTGTCGCGCTTGGAGCCTGTACGGTGCCAGCAGCGGGTAAACCGTCCTTTATCTTAGCTGAAAACGAGATGGAATTTGGGGTTGGGATCCATGGCGAACCCGGTATCGAACGGCGGCCATTTATTTCTTTGAATGATACTGTGGATGCGATGTTCCAGACCCTAATTGACCACGGCAGCTACCAGCGCACATTGCGTCATTGGGACAGACAGGCAGAAGACTGGAGTGAAACGCGCCAGAGCAAACAACCACTGGCGAAAGGCGATCGAGTCATTGCTCTGGTCAATAATTTGGGTGCGACGCCGCTATCAGAACTTTATGGTGTTTGGCATCGTCTAGCGGCCTGTTGCGCCGACTTTGGTTTGACCATTGAGCGCAAATTGATTGGCTCTTATTGCACCTCACTGGATATGCAGGGCATGTCCATCACGCTTTTGAAAGTGGATGATGAGCTGCTGTCATTGTGGGATGCCCCGGTGAATACACCGGCGCTGGTTAAAAAATAA
- the dhaL gene encoding dihydroxyacetone kinase subunit DhaL, with protein MGLTKQQIVSWLQLCAEVFSEQRDFLTQLDTDIGDGDHGLNMNRGFNKVVEKLPSFADKDIGFILKNTGMTLLSSVGGASGPLFGTFFIRAAQSTNAKQSLDLPAVCQMFKDGVEGVVMRGKAEPGDKTMCDVWWAVVSQLEQANQQGVPLVDALQQTVASAQQALAGTITMQARKGRASYLGERSIGHQDPGATSAMLMMQALWQVASH; from the coding sequence ATGGGACTTACCAAACAACAAATTGTCAGTTGGTTACAGCTCTGCGCTGAGGTTTTCAGCGAACAGCGGGATTTCCTGACACAGTTGGATACCGACATCGGTGATGGCGACCACGGCCTGAATATGAATCGCGGCTTTAATAAAGTGGTCGAAAAACTGCCCTCCTTTGCCGATAAAGACATTGGTTTTATCTTGAAGAATACCGGCATGACCCTGCTTTCAAGTGTCGGGGGAGCCAGCGGCCCCTTATTCGGGACTTTCTTTATCCGTGCAGCCCAAAGTACCAATGCTAAACAAAGCCTTGATCTTCCAGCAGTTTGTCAGATGTTTAAAGACGGGGTCGAAGGGGTGGTGATGCGCGGTAAAGCTGAGCCGGGCGATAAAACCATGTGCGATGTTTGGTGGGCAGTGGTCTCGCAACTTGAGCAAGCTAATCAACAGGGTGTGCCGCTGGTGGATGCTTTGCAGCAAACCGTCGCAAGTGCCCAGCAAGCATTGGCAGGGACTATTACTATGCAGGCCCGCAAAGGCCGCGCCAGTTATCTTGGCGAGCGAAGTATTGGTCATCAAGACCCTGGGGCGACATCAGCGATGTTGATGATGCAAGCGCTATGGCAGGTTGCCAGTCACTAA
- the dhaM gene encoding dihydroxyacetone kinase phosphoryl donor subunit DhaM, with amino-acid sequence MVNLVVVSHSALLAQGVAELAQQMTQGGCQLAVAAGVDDVDHPIGTDAIKVMKAIESVYSSSGVLVLMDLGSALLSAETALELLDPEMAKNVQLCAAPLVEGTLAAVVAASSGASLSEVRAEAMEALAAKAAQLGENVSTPGTNQTEAIKVTPDAQSVSWVVRNPNGLHVRPAAKLVEVLAPFTADLLLEKNGQCVNPRSLNQLAILQVRKGDTIRLLASGEQAGEALDAFMLLAHQHFGELVTTTDSGFTGVMVPRGIITAPIFQWLPAIPVFLPQTINAGQIANEQLRLHQALAHTMADLQQLAQQAEHQISAQAAAIFNAHAMLIDDEELYLAMDRRIEQQLVCAESALQDELMSMAADYLALDDDYLRVRELDIRDILNRTLGHLTGLPPVALTLDREILLLAEELFPSQMIGLNRQQVKGICLSKGNIFSHSAILSTELDIPMLVGATGCLESRHNGQKALLDTATGELKLQ; translated from the coding sequence ATGGTCAATCTCGTTGTAGTTTCTCATAGCGCGCTGCTGGCTCAGGGTGTGGCCGAACTGGCACAGCAAATGACACAAGGGGGCTGCCAGTTAGCGGTAGCCGCCGGTGTAGACGATGTGGATCATCCTATCGGCACGGACGCCATTAAAGTGATGAAAGCCATTGAATCGGTTTACTCTTCCTCGGGTGTATTAGTGTTGATGGATTTAGGCAGCGCATTACTCAGTGCTGAAACGGCGCTGGAGTTATTAGACCCAGAGATGGCAAAAAATGTGCAGCTTTGCGCAGCTCCGCTGGTCGAAGGGACTTTGGCTGCGGTGGTTGCCGCCTCGTCCGGGGCCTCATTGAGCGAGGTTCGCGCTGAAGCCATGGAAGCTTTGGCCGCTAAAGCCGCGCAACTCGGTGAAAATGTCAGCACACCTGGTACCAACCAGACTGAAGCTATCAAGGTGACCCCTGATGCACAGAGTGTCAGTTGGGTGGTGCGCAATCCTAATGGATTACATGTCCGGCCAGCGGCTAAATTGGTTGAAGTATTAGCGCCATTTACAGCGGATTTACTGCTAGAAAAAAATGGTCAATGTGTGAATCCACGTAGCCTGAATCAGCTCGCCATTTTACAAGTACGCAAAGGCGATACTATTCGTTTGCTAGCCAGTGGCGAGCAAGCGGGTGAAGCCTTGGATGCTTTTATGCTGCTGGCGCATCAGCACTTTGGCGAATTGGTCACCACCACTGACAGCGGATTTACTGGTGTAATGGTTCCGCGTGGGATTATCACCGCGCCAATATTCCAGTGGCTACCTGCTATTCCGGTATTCTTACCGCAGACAATTAATGCTGGGCAAATTGCTAACGAGCAACTGCGATTACATCAGGCTCTGGCGCATACCATGGCTGATTTACAGCAATTGGCGCAGCAGGCAGAACACCAAATTAGTGCTCAGGCGGCGGCTATCTTTAATGCGCATGCCATGCTAATTGATGATGAAGAACTCTATCTGGCGATGGATCGGCGGATAGAACAGCAGTTAGTGTGTGCAGAGTCGGCATTACAGGATGAGTTAATGAGCATGGCGGCAGACTATTTGGCTCTGGATGATGACTATCTGCGCGTCCGCGAACTGGATATTCGCGATATTCTGAATCGTACTCTGGGCCATTTGACGGGGCTACCGCCAGTCGCCCTTACCCTAGACCGTGAAATTTTGTTATTAGCTGAGGAGCTATTCCCGTCACAAATGATTGGGCTGAATCGCCAGCAAGTAAAAGGAATTTGTTTAAGTAAGGGAAATATTTTCTCTCACAGCGCCATTTTGTCCACCGAATTAGATATTCCGATGTTAGTGGGTGCTACTGGTTGCCTTGAAAGCCGCCATAATGGCCAAAAAGCCCTATTAGATACCGCCACTGGAGAACTCAAACTCCAGTGA
- a CDS encoding glycosyltransferase family 4 protein produces the protein MQGNIFPLHKKNNFKIGVIHLSTEGVQIFVGGVGSYIRGQIQALPDIVDLLSIHDIWLEPHFIEIAYSKYNIFFDADSHAHYIEKIHEMGGTFSTVPNMTLGNATGCLWPYGDAFLGDIQNWKISSAAAAAKIIDISENYDITLAFCHELPFSFTPLIASLHTAAEEINLKVIYVSHGTAFNHEMPLPNPERLMAESLPIQWAKVDANIKIGAISNFLANHLVSQYGADPHTFIPVPAGININDPWFRIRSEQEICSTLSSYGISLEYPLAITLGRGVYYKRYDLLLKAANYLGNDIHAVIVSDPVLPELSVLASQLDVRTSIINSFDRELMACLIQWRNTRVCVLSAENEPNGLIPMESRWLARKQGAILVVADSGGLSEQVEHGINGFLHIPGDAAHLAEVIHHIGQLTEFEIETIRHASATLIEEQYNWKTQILTPLRSLIPQIAALN, from the coding sequence ATGCAAGGAAACATATTTCCACTTCACAAAAAAAACAACTTTAAAATAGGTGTTATTCATCTATCTACAGAAGGGGTTCAAATTTTTGTTGGTGGTGTCGGCTCTTATATTAGAGGGCAAATTCAAGCACTTCCTGATATTGTAGATTTATTGTCTATTCATGACATCTGGCTAGAGCCACATTTTATTGAGATTGCATACAGCAAATATAATATTTTTTTTGATGCTGATAGTCACGCCCATTATATAGAGAAAATTCATGAAATGGGCGGTACATTCTCTACTGTACCAAACATGACATTAGGGAATGCGACGGGGTGTTTATGGCCCTACGGTGATGCTTTTCTTGGCGACATACAAAACTGGAAAATATCCTCGGCCGCTGCTGCTGCAAAAATTATTGATATCAGCGAAAATTACGATATTACCCTGGCATTCTGTCATGAACTGCCATTCTCATTTACGCCTTTAATTGCCAGCTTACATACCGCAGCAGAAGAGATAAATTTAAAGGTTATTTATGTTTCTCACGGCACCGCATTTAATCATGAAATGCCACTACCCAATCCCGAACGGCTTATGGCTGAATCATTACCCATTCAATGGGCAAAGGTTGATGCTAATATTAAAATCGGTGCTATCAGCAACTTTTTGGCTAATCATTTAGTTTCACAATATGGTGCCGATCCACACACATTTATACCGGTTCCCGCCGGGATAAATATCAATGACCCCTGGTTCCGAATACGCAGTGAACAAGAAATCTGCAGCACTCTATCTTCTTATGGAATATCACTCGAATACCCACTGGCTATTACGTTAGGGAGAGGCGTGTATTATAAGCGCTATGATTTGTTACTGAAGGCAGCCAATTACCTGGGTAATGATATCCATGCCGTAATCGTGAGTGATCCTGTTTTACCGGAATTATCAGTATTAGCTAGCCAGTTGGATGTACGCACTTCGATTATAAATTCGTTTGATCGCGAACTGATGGCTTGCCTAATTCAGTGGCGTAATACCCGCGTGTGCGTTCTTTCTGCCGAAAATGAACCGAATGGATTAATTCCTATGGAATCACGCTGGTTAGCCAGAAAGCAGGGGGCTATATTAGTTGTCGCCGACTCAGGGGGGCTGAGTGAGCAAGTTGAGCACGGTATTAATGGGTTCCTACATATTCCAGGAGATGCTGCTCATTTAGCGGAGGTCATCCACCATATCGGCCAATTAACGGAGTTTGAAATAGAGACCATCCGGCATGCAAGCGCCACACTAATAGAAGAGCAATATAACTGGAAAACCCAGATTTTGACGCCACTGCGTAGTTTAATTCCACAAATAGCAGCCCTAAATTAA
- a CDS encoding carbamoyltransferase family protein — protein sequence MKKPIYILGTVLSHDGSTCLMKDGEIIFAIEKERISRIKHDGFNDNMTIQYCLDAAGIEYNDLSLIVEQNSHNPLFSDQLEYRKNRELPPMVPVVTLSHHLAHAYSAIGTSPYDDMGVVVIDGHGGSVDNCNDMITSISGTGNIHINNRYRYWETCSYYVYQNGKMMPIFKDFSRWVNRKDRKTYPVSTWEIENSIGEFYEGIALYIFGELDCAGKLMGLAPYGRANIISWQPFFFNSGKVILRNDWWTNIDPFLNTHPTHFQDNFQYYADLAHWAQNKLEEALFYLFNYYYQLHPMANFAYAGGVALNATANEKLINECKFDNLYIQPAAGDNGLSIGCCYYGWLEVLKKERVKHSGSTYFGKNYNDISVVTELEKYTDKIEYTYCEDIETMAADSIASGQVIAWFQGESEFGPRALGNRSILADPRSSQMRDHINANVKFREDFRPFAPAVLCEKVHDYFHLSHDSDYMLYIAEVKEQYRADLPSIVHVDGSARVQTVKKDINRKFHKLITCFFEETKIPILLNTSLNTKGMPIVETPKDAIDLFLNCGLDLLFINNYRVSKKISS from the coding sequence ATGAAAAAACCAATTTACATTCTTGGTACAGTTTTATCCCACGATGGCTCAACCTGTCTAATGAAGGATGGGGAGATTATATTTGCAATTGAAAAAGAAAGAATATCAAGAATAAAGCATGATGGATTTAATGACAATATGACTATTCAGTATTGTTTAGATGCCGCAGGTATTGAATATAATGATCTTTCATTAATTGTAGAACAAAACTCTCACAACCCACTTTTTAGCGATCAATTAGAATATAGAAAAAACAGGGAACTCCCCCCCATGGTTCCTGTTGTAACACTTTCCCATCATTTAGCTCATGCTTATAGTGCAATAGGCACATCCCCATATGATGATATGGGTGTTGTCGTTATTGATGGACATGGTGGCAGTGTAGATAATTGTAATGACATGATTACGAGTATCTCCGGTACAGGTAATATTCATATTAATAATCGGTACCGCTACTGGGAAACATGTAGTTATTATGTCTATCAAAATGGGAAAATGATGCCGATATTTAAAGACTTTTCTCGCTGGGTTAACAGAAAGGACAGAAAAACCTATCCCGTTTCAACATGGGAAATAGAAAACTCTATTGGGGAATTTTACGAAGGAATAGCCTTGTATATTTTTGGTGAACTTGACTGTGCTGGTAAATTAATGGGCCTAGCTCCCTATGGAAGAGCAAATATTATTAGCTGGCAACCTTTCTTTTTCAATTCAGGGAAAGTGATACTGCGTAATGATTGGTGGACAAATATAGACCCATTCCTGAATACTCATCCGACACATTTTCAAGATAACTTCCAATATTATGCAGATCTGGCGCATTGGGCACAAAATAAACTTGAAGAAGCCTTATTTTACCTGTTTAACTATTATTACCAACTTCATCCTATGGCGAACTTTGCTTATGCCGGTGGAGTTGCGTTAAATGCCACGGCGAATGAAAAACTCATTAATGAATGTAAGTTCGATAATTTATATATCCAACCTGCGGCTGGTGATAATGGGCTTTCTATCGGGTGTTGTTATTATGGTTGGCTGGAAGTCCTCAAGAAAGAGCGGGTTAAACATTCTGGTTCAACATATTTTGGAAAAAACTATAATGATATTAGCGTAGTGACAGAACTTGAAAAATATACTGATAAAATTGAATACACTTATTGTGAAGATATTGAAACCATGGCGGCCGATTCCATTGCATCTGGTCAGGTCATTGCCTGGTTTCAGGGGGAGTCAGAGTTTGGGCCACGCGCCTTAGGTAATAGAAGTATTTTAGCAGACCCCCGCAGCTCACAGATGAGAGATCACATTAATGCCAATGTGAAGTTTCGCGAGGATTTCCGACCTTTTGCTCCCGCGGTGTTGTGTGAGAAAGTGCATGACTATTTCCATTTGAGTCATGACAGTGACTACATGCTATATATTGCCGAGGTAAAAGAACAATACCGAGCTGACCTCCCCTCAATTGTCCATGTCGATGGCAGTGCTCGTGTTCAAACTGTTAAAAAGGATATCAATAGAAAATTTCATAAATTGATAACCTGTTTTTTTGAAGAGACTAAAATACCTATTTTGCTTAACACCTCACTGAATACTAAAGGTATGCCCATAGTAGAAACGCCAAAGGATGCGATTGATTTATTTTTGAATTGTGGTTTAGATCTTTTATTTATCAATAATTATAGAGTATCGAAGAAGATAAGTTCCTGA
- a CDS encoding glycerol dehydrogenase, with amino-acid sequence MLKVIQSPSKYIQGANALQSIGQFAKLLANNYFIIADDFVMKLTADAVGTSLQASELENHFSRFNGECSRHEIERLTVELKKHHCNGVIGIGGGKTLDTAKAIAHYQHIPVIVVPTIASTDAPTSALSVIYTEQGEFAEYLIYPKNPDIVLMDTAIIAKAPVRLLVAGMGDALSTYFEAQACFDAKAISMAGGASTLAAVTLARLCYETLLAEGYKAKLAVEAGVVTEAVERIIEANTYLSGIGFESSGLAAAHAIHNGFTVLEECHHLYHGEKVAFGTLAQLVLQNSSMEEIETVLSFCQQLGLPITLAEMGVSQDIEHKIRAVAEASCAEGETIHNMPFAVTADSVYAAIIVADRLGQAFLD; translated from the coding sequence ATGCTGAAAGTCATTCAATCTCCGTCTAAATATATTCAAGGTGCTAATGCACTACAGTCTATTGGCCAATTCGCTAAGTTACTGGCTAATAACTATTTTATTATTGCTGATGATTTTGTAATGAAGCTAACGGCAGATGCGGTTGGCACCAGTCTACAAGCGAGTGAGCTAGAAAATCATTTTAGCCGCTTTAATGGCGAATGTTCCCGCCACGAAATTGAGCGGCTGACGGTTGAGCTGAAAAAACATCACTGCAATGGTGTGATTGGTATTGGTGGCGGGAAAACCCTCGATACAGCTAAAGCGATTGCTCACTATCAGCATATTCCGGTGATTGTGGTGCCCACCATTGCTTCTACCGATGCGCCAACCAGTGCGTTATCAGTAATTTATACCGAACAGGGCGAATTCGCTGAATATCTGATTTACCCTAAAAATCCTGACATTGTATTGATGGATACCGCGATTATTGCCAAAGCGCCAGTGCGCTTGCTGGTCGCCGGTATGGGCGACGCGCTCTCGACTTACTTTGAAGCTCAAGCTTGTTTCGATGCCAAAGCTATCAGCATGGCCGGCGGCGCTTCGACATTAGCCGCAGTGACTCTGGCCCGTTTATGCTACGAAACCCTACTGGCAGAGGGCTACAAAGCCAAGTTGGCGGTGGAAGCCGGCGTGGTCACCGAAGCTGTAGAACGCATCATCGAAGCCAATACTTATCTGAGCGGCATTGGTTTTGAAAGTAGTGGTTTGGCGGCGGCCCACGCCATTCATAACGGTTTCACTGTATTGGAAGAGTGTCATCACCTGTATCACGGTGAGAAAGTGGCTTTCGGCACCTTGGCGCAGCTCGTGCTTCAGAACAGCAGTATGGAAGAGATCGAAACCGTGCTCTCATTCTGCCAACAATTAGGTCTACCAATCACATTGGCGGAAATGGGTGTTTCACAGGATATCGAGCACAAAATTCGTGCGGTCGCCGAGGCCAGCTGTGCCGAAGGTGAAACTATTCACAACATGCCGTTTGCCGTCACAGCAGACAGCGTTTATGCCGCTATTATTGTGGCTGACCGTTTAGGCCAGGCTTTCCTCGATTAA